The DNA window CCAGCACCACGCCCAGGCCGAAGGCGAGCCGCCAGCCGACGTTCACGGGCAGCAGGGAGGTGTTCAGCAGCGGCACCGAGACCAGCGCCCCGGCGCCGGCCCCGATCCAGAAGGAGCCGTTGATGATGATGTCGATCCGGCCACGGTGGCGGCTCGGGATCAGTTCGTCGATGGCCGAGTTGATCGCCGCGTACTCACCGCCGATGCCGAAGCCGGTGAAGAAGCGGCAGAGGAAGAAGAACCAGGCCGTCCAGGAGACGGCGGTCAGCGCGGTCGCCGCCAGGTAGACGCAGAGAGTGAGCATGAAGAGCTTCTTGCGGCCGTGCCGGTCGGTGAGCCAGCCGAAGAAGAGCGCCCCGGTGCAGGCGCCCGCCACATAGAGGGCGGCGGCCAGGCCGGAGACCTGCGCGGCGGAGATCGCCAGGCCGCTGCCCTTCTGGGAGAGCCGGCCGGCGATATTGCCGACGATGGTGACCTCAAGGCCGTCCAGGATCCAGACCGTGCCCAGGCCGATGACGATCCGCCAGTGCCACCCCGACCAGGGCAGCCGGTCCAGCCGGGCGGGGACCTTGGTGCTGATGGTGCCGGTCTGCACCCCGCCCCGGCTCACCGTCTCCCCCGGCGCGTGATCGTCCCCGGTGCCACCCGGTCCCGTCCCCTGCCCTGCCGTGGAACTCATGCGCGGTCCTCCACAGTCGCCAGCCGGACCGCCGGTCCGGCCGGCGGCAGCGCTCTGGCGTGCGTCTGCCCAGCGCCGCGGGGGCTAACGCACCAGGCAGAACTCGTTGCCCTCGGGGTCTTGCATCACCTGGAAAGCCCCCTGGTCGTCCATCCGCACCCCGCCGACCGCCCGGGCGCCGCGCGCCAGCAGCTCGTCCCGGGCCTGCTCGATGTCCTCGACGCAGATGTCCAGATGGAGGCGGTTCTTACCGGTGGGCCTGGGCTCCGGCACCCGCTGGAAGGCCAGTCTGGGCTGCCCGTCCGGCGGGTCCACATACGACCAGTCGGGCTCCCGGTCCACCGGCCGGCCGCCGAGCACCGCAGCCCAGAAGCGCACCAGTGCGGCCGGCTCGGCGCAGTCGATGACGAGTTCGTCGATTCGTCCCACCACAGGGCCAACCTAGCCCGGAAATGAGTAGCCGTACTCATGTGGCACGCACCACCCCCGGCCAGGATGCAGCCATGAGTGCATCGATGCAGCCGCGCACCACTGCCGCCTACTACCTGCAGGCGGTCATCTCCTTCGCGCTCTCCGGCACCGCGCTGGCCGTGGGGATCGCCTATCTGCCGGTGGACGCCTGGATGCGGGCCTTCCTCGCCGTCGGCCTGCTCTATGTGATCACCTCGGCGTTCACCCTGGCCAAGTGCGTACGGGACCGGCAGGAGAGCGCGGACATGGTCAGCCGGGTCGACCAGGCGCGGCTGGAGAAGCTGCTTGCCGAGCACGACCCGTTCAAGACCGACCTCTGAGGGTCAGGCGGTGCGGTCGGCAATCGGGGTGCCGCCGGTGGCCCAGTTCTCCGCCGGGATCTCGTCGATGGTCACCCAGATGTTCTCCGGCTTGACGCCGGTGGCCCGTACATAGGCTTCGGTGAGCTCGCGGACGATCTCGCGCTTCTGCTCGGCGGTACGGCCGGCGATCTGCTTGACCTGGATCAGGGGCACGGCTGGCTCCTCGTCGGTTGCGGTGGGGCTGCTGCGCCCTCTGTCGCGGGCCACTCCATCACCGGGCGCCGCCATGCGACAAGCGGCACCTCAGGCGGTGGCGGTTCGACGGTGATCGCGGTGGACCGGCCGGAGGCGGCCGGGGCGGCGGACTCCGGCGACCGGGCCCGACAGATTCGCCGTCCGGGTGATACTTCAGAAGGGGCCCGGGCACCGGCCCGGCCCACGAGATGCAGAAAGGGGTGAGACGACCGTGTGGTTGAGGAATGGACTGGAACCGTGGCACCTGATCCTGGTGCTGGTCGTGGTCGTCCTGCTGTTCGGCTCCAAGAAGCTTCCGGAGATCGCGCGCGGGCTGGGCAAATCGATGCGCATCCTCAAGGCCGAGACCAAGGCCATGCGCGACGAAGCCCCGACGGTGGAGCGCGTGACCGCCTCCGAGCAGCCGTCGGCCATGCCCACGGCCGCCACCCCTGCGGCCGAGGCCGAGGCTGAGGAGCAGCCGCAGCGCAAGGCGTCCTGACCCCGGGCCCCGGCCGCACGGGCATCCGTCCCGTACGGCCGGGAACCCGGTGCGTCAGGTGGGTCCGGTCGGCCCGGCGGGTCAGGCCGGGCCGCTCCAGTCCAGGGTGGGCGCCAGTACCCCCTCCAGGGTCAGCAGCCAGCGTTTGACCTCCACCCCGCCGTAGCCGCCGCCGTAGCCGCCCAGCCCGTCCGAGGCGACCACCCGGTGGCACGGCACGATCAGCGCGACCGGGTTGGACCCCATGATCTGGCCCACCTCGCGGGCCGCCGCCCACCGCTCCCCGGTCGGCACGGCGTCGTACACCCCGCTGCCCGCCGCCAGTTCCCCGTAGGTCACCGTGCGGCCGTAGCCGACGGCGCGGTGCAGCGCCTGGAGCACCGTGCGCTGCGGGCCCGAGGTGAGGCTCCAGTCGACCGGGAAGTCGAAGACCCGCCGCCGCCCCGCCAGATACTCGCCGACCTGGCGTGCCACCAGCGCGGTCCGCTGGGCATCGGCGGGCGGCGCCGTCGCCAGCCGGGCCGGTACCTCGTCCGGCGGCTGCGCCGAGAACGCCACCGCGGCGGCCCCGGCGGCGGTCACGGCCACGCTCACCCCGCCCAGCGGCTCCGGCGCTGCCACGCTCGCCCAGCTGACGGCCATCTCCCGCGCTCCCCTTCCGTCGGCTCCGTCGGCCCGTACCGAACCAGTGTCCCGCCCGCCGACGTCTGCCCGGGCGGCCGGGGAACGGTGAGGTCCGAAATCCGCCGGACCCGGGCGGCGGAACCTGCTGGAGTGGTGCCATGACCAGCTCACTCCACGACAGTGCCGTGCTCCTCCGCTCCCTCCATGTCCCCGGTCGGCCGCTGATCCTGCCCAACGCCTGGGATGTGGCCACCGCCCGCCTGGCCGAGGACGCCGGGGCGTCCGCCATCGCCACCACCAGCGCCGGTGCCGCCTGGGCGCTGGGCGCCGCCGACGGCGACCGGCTGGACCGCGACCGCGCCCTGGACCTGGTCGCCCGGATCGCCGCCGCCGTCGAGGTACCCGTCACGGCCGACATCGAGAGCGGCTATGCCGACGAGCCGGACGGCGTCGGGGAGACCGTACGTGGGGTGCTCGCCGCCGGGGCCGTGGGCATCAATCTGGAGGACGCCCGCTACGACGACGACGCACCGCTGCGGGCCCCGGCGAAGCAGGCCGAGCGGATCGCCGCCGCCCGCGCCGCCGCCGACGCGGCCGGAGTCCCGCTCTACCTCAACGCCCGGATCGACACCTATCTGCGGCAGGTCGGCGACCCCGCCACCCGGCTGCGGGACACCCTGGACCGGGCCGCCGTCTATCTGGCGGCGGGCGCCGACGGGGTGTTCGTCCCCGGCGTCCTCGACCCGGAGGTCCTCTCCGCCCTGGTGGCCGGGGTGGACGCCCCGCTCAATGTGCTGGTCGGGCCGGGCGCCCCAGCCGTTCCCGCGCTGGCCGCCCTCGGCGTGGCCCGGGTCAGCGCCGGGTCCTCCATCGCGGTGGCCGCCTATGCGCTGGCCGCCCGCAGCGCCCGTGAACTCCTCACGGACGGCACCACCACCTCCCTCACCGGCGACCTCGGCTACGCCGACCTCAACGCCCTGCTCGCCCGCCCCTGACCACTGCGGTCGGGCGGAGGGCCAGCGGCCCGGCCCTGGCGCCGCCGCCCACGCCGGGGCAGCCGTGCCACCCGTACGGGTGAACTCCCCGGGGCGGGGCCGTGCGGCTGCGGCGGACGGCCGACGGCCGCGCGGACAGGGCGGTCACGGGGTGCCACGATGGCCGCACTGTGACGACCTGGCCGCTGCCCCGTGCCGTGCGCGCCACCGTGTTCGGAGCCGTCTGCACGGCGCTGGCCGGGGCCGCGCACCTCGGCATGTCGCCGACGGCGGAACTGCCGGTGCGGGCGCTGCTGGTCGGCTTCGCGGGGACGGCCCTGCTGAGCGGGCTGTTGAGCGGGCTGCTGGGGAGGGTGCGGGGCGGCCACTGCGGGGGTCCGACGGCCGCCGGTGCCTGGACGGTCACCGTGCAGGCCGCGCTGCATCTGCTGCTGGAGCACGCCGGGTCGGCCCAGTCCACCGGCCCGGGGTGCGCGCACGCCATGGCGGATATGCCCGCCGCCTCCCCGCACGGCGGGCCGCCCGCCGAAATGGCCGCCGGGATGCCCGTCGGTATGCCCGTCGGTATGGCCGCCGCCCATCTGCTGGCGGCCGTCGGCTGCGCGCTAGTGATGCGGCGCGGTGAAGCGGCCCTGGGCCGCGTCTTCGAGGCCCTGTGCGCGCTGGCGTTCGCCCCGTTGCTGCTGCTGCGGTCGGTACGGCCCGCCACGGCGGGCCCGGTCCGCCGCCGGACACCCCGGCGGGCGCGCTCGCCCCGGCTGCTGCTGCTCTCGTACGCGCTGGTCACTCGCGGTCCGCCGCAGGCCGCCCGGCCGATCTGACCCACTCGTCGCCCGCGCGGCGGGTGCTCCGCCCGGAGCACCCGCCGCGCCGGGCCCGCATGCCTGGCGACCGCGTACGCCCCACCGCACCTCCGGAGCCCCACCCATGACCACGTTCCGCCCCCGTATCCGCCCGCGTCTCGGCCCCCGTCTGGGCCCGCTCGCCTTCGGCCTGCTGCTGGCGGTGCTCTTCATCTGCGCCTTCGCGGCGGGCCGCGCCGCCGCCCCGGCCGCGCCCGGCCTCCGCCCCTCCCCCGACGGCCCGCACGGCAGCGGCATGCCCGGAATGGGGGCGATGCGATGAGCGACCTCACGGCCGAGGCCGGGTCGGTCGCCACCGGCCTGCTGGTCACCGATCTGGCGGTCGGCGGGATGACCTGCGCCGCCTGCGCCTCCCGGGTGGAGCGGCGGCTGGGCCGCCTGGAGGGCGTCACCGCCGGGGTCAATCTGGCCACCGGCCGGGCCAGGGTGGTGCATCCGGCGGGGGTGCCGGTGGCGGAGCTGCTGGCCGCCGTGGAGCGGGCCGGGTACACCGCCGAGCCCGTGGCCGCCGGGGCGCCCCCGACCGCGTCCGCGGACGGGCCCGACGGCGATGGCGACGGCGGGGCGGGCGAGTTGCGGCGGCTGTCGGTGCTCGCGGCGTTCGCGCTGCCGGTGATCGCGCTGTCGATGGTGCCCGCGCTGCAATTCCGGTACTGGCAGTGGGTCTGCTTCCTGCTGGCCGGGCCGGTGGTGTGCTGGGGCGCCGCCGGAATCCACCGGCGGGCGCTGCGCGGGCTGCGGCACTCCACCGCCACCATGGACACCCTGGTCAGCCTGGGGGTGCTGGCCTCATACGGCTGGTCGGCGTATGCGCTGCTGCTCGGCGGCGCGGGCCGGCCCGGGATGCGGATGCCGTTCTCGCTGACCGCCGGGGCCGCCGGCGGGGCGCACCTCTATCTGGAGGCGGCGGTCGGGGTGCCGCTCTTTGTGCTCTGCGGGCGCTTTCTGGAGGGGCGGGTGCGGCGACGCACCGGTTCGGCGCTGCGGGCGCTGGCCGGGCTGGCCGCCAAGGACGTCTGGGTGCGCGAGAACGGCGAGGAGCGCCGGATCCCCGTCGCCGAGCTGCTGCCGGGCCGGGAGTTCGTGGTGCGGCCGGGCGAGAAGGTGGCCACCGACGGGGTGGTCGTGGACGGCCGGTCGGCGCTGGACCTGAGCCTGCTCACCGGGGAGAGCACACCGGTGGAGGCCGGGCCCGGCGACCCGGTCGCGGGCGCCACCCTCAATGTCGGCGGCACGCTGGTGGTACGGGCCACGGCGGTGGGCGCGGACACCCGGCTGGCCCGGATCACGGCGCTGGTCACCGAGGCGCAGGCGGGCAAGGCCCGGGCGCAGCGGCTGGCCGACCGGGTGGCGGGGGTGCTGGTGCCGGGGGTGCTGGCGGTCGCGGTAGGTGTGCTGGGGTTCTGGCTGGGGGCGGGGGTCCGGCCGCAGGCGGCGGTCACGGCGGCGGTGGCGGTGCTGGTGGTGGCGTGCCCG is part of the Peterkaempfera bronchialis genome and encodes:
- a CDS encoding methylated-DNA--[protein]-cysteine S-methyltransferase, which gives rise to MAVSWASVAAPEPLGGVSVAVTAAGAAAVAFSAQPPDEVPARLATAPPADAQRTALVARQVGEYLAGRRRVFDFPVDWSLTSGPQRTVLQALHRAVGYGRTVTYGELAAGSGVYDAVPTGERWAAAREVGQIMGSNPVALIVPCHRVVASDGLGGYGGGYGGVEVKRWLLTLEGVLAPTLDWSGPA
- a CDS encoding heavy metal translocating P-type ATPase, with protein sequence MSDLTAEAGSVATGLLVTDLAVGGMTCAACASRVERRLGRLEGVTAGVNLATGRARVVHPAGVPVAELLAAVERAGYTAEPVAAGAPPTASADGPDGDGDGGAGELRRLSVLAAFALPVIALSMVPALQFRYWQWVCFLLAGPVVCWGAAGIHRRALRGLRHSTATMDTLVSLGVLASYGWSAYALLLGGAGRPGMRMPFSLTAGAAGGAHLYLEAAVGVPLFVLCGRFLEGRVRRRTGSALRALAGLAAKDVWVRENGEERRIPVAELLPGREFVVRPGEKVATDGVVVDGRSALDLSLLTGESTPVEAGPGDPVAGATLNVGGTLVVRATAVGADTRLARITALVTEAQAGKARAQRLADRVAGVLVPGVLAVAVGVLGFWLGAGVRPQAAVTAAVAVLVVACPCALGLATPTALLAATGRGAELGILVRGPEVLESLRRIDTVVLDKTGTLTSGRMQLAETTAAPGQDAAQVLRLAGAVEHHSEHPVGRALAAAARQSTGGELPPATGFAATPGLGVAGEVEGRRVRVVRPGEAGGALPGVLREALARAEADGRTAVLAELDGRPAAVFAVGDTLRPGSYRAVHRLRGLGLETVLLTGDRQGAARAVAEQLGISEVHSGASPERKAELVAELRAAGRRTAVVGDGVNDAVALAAADLGIAMGSGTDAAIGAAGLTLVRSDPEAVVDAVLLARRTLGTVRANLAWAFGYNAVLVPPAALGLLNPMLAAAAMSASSVLVVGNSLRLRAWRPPGRGPGRGRGAGRGRGRGAGQQGAASTTA
- a CDS encoding YiaA/YiaB family inner membrane protein; this translates as MSASMQPRTTAAYYLQAVISFALSGTALAVGIAYLPVDAWMRAFLAVGLLYVITSAFTLAKCVRDRQESADMVSRVDQARLEKLLAEHDPFKTDL
- a CDS encoding VOC family protein produces the protein MVGRIDELVIDCAEPAALVRFWAAVLGGRPVDREPDWSYVDPPDGQPRLAFQRVPEPRPTGKNRLHLDICVEDIEQARDELLARGARAVGGVRMDDQGAFQVMQDPEGNEFCLVR
- a CDS encoding 2-hydroxymuconate tautomerase — translated: MPLIQVKQIAGRTAEQKREIVRELTEAYVRATGVKPENIWVTIDEIPAENWATGGTPIADRTA
- the tatA gene encoding Sec-independent protein translocase subunit TatA, with the protein product MRNGLEPWHLILVLVVVVLLFGSKKLPEIARGLGKSMRILKAETKAMRDEAPTVERVTASEQPSAMPTAATPAAEAEAEEQPQRKAS
- a CDS encoding isocitrate lyase/PEP mutase family protein gives rise to the protein MTSSLHDSAVLLRSLHVPGRPLILPNAWDVATARLAEDAGASAIATTSAGAAWALGAADGDRLDRDRALDLVARIAAAVEVPVTADIESGYADEPDGVGETVRGVLAAGAVGINLEDARYDDDAPLRAPAKQAERIAAARAAADAAGVPLYLNARIDTYLRQVGDPATRLRDTLDRAAVYLAAGADGVFVPGVLDPEVLSALVAGVDAPLNVLVGPGAPAVPALAALGVARVSAGSSIAVAAYALAARSARELLTDGTTTSLTGDLGYADLNALLARP